The nucleotide sequence GGGGGGTGGCTGTAACGCCGGTTCGGTGATCAGAAGTCGAACTTGTCGATGTTCGCCTTGTTGAACACGGTGGGCTTGCCGAGGCTGATCACGCCGTCCTTGCCGATGGTGTACTCGCCCATGGCACCGGCGGTGAAGGTCTCGCCCTCCTTGCCGGTGATCTGGCCGGAGGCCAGCGCCACCGCGGTACGGGCGGCCAGCTCACCGAGCTTCGCCGGGTCCCACAGCTCGAAGCCCTCGACGGTGCCGTCCTTGACGTACTTGCGCATGTCGTTGGGGGTGCCGAGGCCGGTCAGCTTGACCTTGCCCTTGTACTTGGAGCCCGACAGGTACTGGGCGGCGGCCTTGATGCCGACCGTGGTCGGGGAGATGATCCCCTTCAGCTTCGGGTACTCCTGGAGCAGGCCCTGGGTCTGCTGGAAGGACTTCTGGGCGTCGTCGTCACCGTAGGCGACCTTGACCAGCTTGATGTCCTTGTACTTGGGGTCCTCCAGCTCCTTCTTCATGAAGTCGATCCAGACGTTCTGGTTCGTCGCGGTCTGCGCGGCCGACAGGACGGCGATCTCGCCCTTGAAGCCGATCTGCTCGGCGAGCAGCTGGACCTCGGTGCGGCCGAGGTCCTCGGCGCTGGCCTGCGAGACGAAGGCGTTACGGCACTCCGGCTTGGTGTCGGAGTCGTAGGTGACGACCTTGATGTCGTTGCTCATGGCCTGCTTGAGCGCGGTGCACAGGGCGCCCGGGTCCTGCGCGGAGACGGCCATGGCGTCGACCTGCTGCTGGGTGAGCGTGTTGACGTAGTTCACCTGGCCGGAGGTGTCCGTGGCGCTGGACGGGCCGACCTCCTTGTAGCTGGAGCCGAGCTCCTTCAGGGCCGCCTCGCCGCCCTTGTCGGCGGAGGTGAAGTACGGGTTGTTGACCTGCTTGGGCAGGAAGCCGACGGTCAGGCCCTTCTTCAG is from Streptomyces sp. NBC_01314 and encodes:
- the rhaS gene encoding rhamnose ABC transporter substrate-binding protein; protein product: MRRATLRRSCAALAAVTSFALAATACGGTTKTDVKDDTATAAATGKADPNAELKKGLTVGFLPKQVNNPYFTSADKGGEAALKELGSSYKEVGPSSATDTSGQVNYVNTLTQQQVDAMAVSAQDPGALCTALKQAMSNDIKVVTYDSDTKPECRNAFVSQASAEDLGRTEVQLLAEQIGFKGEIAVLSAAQTATNQNVWIDFMKKELEDPKYKDIKLVKVAYGDDDAQKSFQQTQGLLQEYPKLKGIISPTTVGIKAAAQYLSGSKYKGKVKLTGLGTPNDMRKYVKDGTVEGFELWDPAKLGELAARTAVALASGQITGKEGETFTAGAMGEYTIGKDGVISLGKPTVFNKANIDKFDF